The Oceanispirochaeta sp. M1 genome contains a region encoding:
- a CDS encoding GntR family transcriptional regulator: MAVKEAEINKLDFTLDPKSGVPYYKQIILQVELAIADGRLEKGEQLPTVRGLAVELRINPNTVGKAYNEMEIRGIVTTQQGTGTFISGLKIKLDDLEREKILEQIVRPVIIKAGSYGFKIQDIMQALQNMTERDKIPSVGEERK; the protein is encoded by the coding sequence ATGGCTGTAAAAGAAGCGGAAATAAATAAGCTCGATTTTACACTTGATCCTAAAAGCGGTGTGCCCTATTACAAACAGATTATTCTGCAGGTGGAGCTGGCTATCGCCGACGGCAGGCTTGAGAAAGGCGAGCAGCTTCCCACAGTACGCGGGCTGGCGGTGGAATTAAGAATCAATCCCAATACCGTGGGAAAGGCCTATAACGAGATGGAGATCCGGGGCATTGTCACTACCCAGCAGGGTACCGGAACCTTTATCAGCGGGCTGAAAATAAAACTTGATGATCTGGAGAGGGAGAAGATCCTGGAACAGATTGTCAGACCGGTGATTATCAAGGCAGGGTCCTACGGCTTTAAAATCCAGGATATCATGCAGGCCCTTCAGAATATGACTGAAAGAGATAAGAT